From Salvia splendens isolate huo1 chromosome 16, SspV2, whole genome shotgun sequence, a single genomic window includes:
- the LOC121772230 gene encoding SUPPRESSOR OF ABI3-5-like isoform X4 translates to MDPGRYGLHQGWENNSALEGYGAAHDTNFRDDGSYDDRRFIDERFSRDNVYPRGAFHRDVLERDNYPPPPSSVGMWPQTRRRSYEEEYSLDRDIRRHAKPPSRYGGRDREDYGYDDYDYRSRASHQSKEDSRDRDYDHGRHSYDSDYERSGRRDGNWRRRESRDREWDKRGVSRERDESPYRRHEHSPSHSRSRSRDRDDWARSKSPRGRSHGRSYREDSYEDSRYERGDRRRDREDRRQNNHSVAPSATVVVKGLSQKTTEEDLYQILVEWGPLRHVRVIKERNSGVSRGFAFIDFPSVDSAQAMMDKLGHEGLLVDGRKLFFEYSSKPTGANGIVGMDSGSRSGHGSYRSMMVPSDWMCTICGCVNFARRTSCFQCNEPRTDDAPPADMASSNFNPAGKRGESGPTHVLVVRGLDENADEEMLRYEFSKHAPIKDLRLVRDKFTHVSRGFAFIHFYSVEDATKALEATNGTTLEKNGQILRVAYAKSIVGPGSAVSGASQSSSLAAAAIEAATFAQQYDAVGWAPKEYNPEDNQSGGGHGQSGHVAGETDSSAPQSGFVWDEASGYYYDATSGFYYDGTTGLYYDGNNGLWYSYDQQTQQYIPCNDQNGKTSEKQIDASKTSDASNNRKVIISAPAATITSNEKAASLPDAVQAAAAAALAAEKKEKEKLKEIRLASKSSIMANKKKMNNVLTMWKQRSNEGQAPRVALEDNQPSASVEERSNPASSMKSKLINGLVAKENVIASAGLMSASTQSAGMESQNRTKPISASSSGTLKGVIRSSGMGVVKYDSVYMGPEGTTASSFGASSAGSSSLTHTEHSTPATPYRTGASALGGYAPSSATGSGKRRFSEMPTTSVTNKEQSQSTYRDRAAERRSLYGSSSAFGDDDMNAGIVDSNRDPAYRRGGLDSMPFPPGVGGGRSSGDANIQSYEVITADKAIDESNVGNRMLRNMGWHEGSFGASTSV, encoded by the exons ATGGACCCTGGACGCTATGGTCTTCATCAAGGATGGGAAAATAACAGC GCTTTGGAGGGGTATGGTGCTGCTCATGATACAAATTTTCG GGATGATGGATCTTATGATGATAGGAGGTTTATAGATGAAAGGTTCTCTAGGGATAATGTCTACCCAAGGGGTGCCTTTCATCGAGATGTACTGGAGAGGGATAATTATCCTCCACCCCCATCATCAGTTGGGATGTGGCCTCAAACGAGGAGGAGAAGCTATGAAGAAGAGTATTCTTTGGATAGGGATATTAGAAGGCATGCAAAGCC GCCTTCTAGGTATGGCGGCCGTGATCGGGAGGATTATGGCTATGATGATTATGACTACAGATCTCGTGCTTCCCATCAAAGCAAGGAGGACAGCCGTGACAGGGATTATGATCATGGAAGACACAGTTATGATTCTGACTACGAGAGGAGTGGTAGAAGAGATGGTAACTGGAGAAGACGTGAATCTCGGGATCGAGAATGGGACAAGAGAGGTGTGAGTCGTGAAAGGGATGAAAGCCCTTATAGAAGGCATGAGCATTCCCCTTCTCATTCTCGATCTCGTTCTCGTGATCGTGATGATTGGGCTAGGTCAAAGTCTCCTCGAGGCCGCAGTCATGGTCGAAGTTATAGGGAAGACAGCTATGAGGACAGTCGTTATGAAAGAGGTGACAGGAGAAGGGATCGTGAAGATAGGCGTCAGAATAACCATTCTGTT gcGCCTTCTGCCACTGTTGTGGTGAAGGGTCTTTCTCAAAAGACAACCGAAGAAGATTTGTATCAGATTCTT GTGGAGTGGGGACCCCTTCGTCATGTTAGAGTTATTAAAGAGCGAAACTCTGGCGTCTCTCGTGGATTTGCTTTTATTGATTTCCCTTCTGTG GATTCAGCACAAGCAATGATGGATAAGCTTGGGCATGAAGGTCTTCTTGTTGATGGAAGGAAGCTCTTCTTTGAGTACAG TAGTAAGCCAACTGGTGCTAATGGAATTGTTGGGATGGACAGTGGATCTAGATCAGGCCATGGTAGCTATAGAAGTATGATGGTGCCATCTGATTGGATGTGCACAATATGTGGCTGTGTCAATTTTGCCCGAAGGACATCTTGTTTTCag TGTAATGAACCAAGAACAGACGATGCTCCCCCTGCTGATATGGCATCGTCAAATTTTAATCCAGCTGGCAAGAGAGGGGAATCAG GCCCAACACATGTTCTTGTTGTCCGTGGGTTGGATGAAAATGCTGATGAGGAAATGCTACGCTATGAATTTTCTAAACATGCCCCTATTAAG GATTTGCGGTTAGTTAGAGACAAATTCACACATGTTTCAAGAGGATTTGCATTTATCCATTTCTATTCC GTTGAGGATGCCACTAAAGCTCTTGAAGCAACAAACGGTACTACTTTGGAGAAGAATGGTCAGATTCTTAGAGTTGCCTATGCCAAAAGTATTGTTGGGCCTGGATCAGCTGTTTCAGGAGCTTCTCAGTCGAGCAGTCTTGCTGCAGCTGCAATTGAAGCAGCTACATTTGCTCAGCAG TATGATGCTGTTGGCTGGGCACCTAAAGAATACAATCCAGAGGACAACCAATCTGGTGGAGGTCATGGGCAGAGTGGACATGTTGCAGGAGAAACAGATTCTTCAGCTCCACAATCTGGTTTTGTGTGGGACGAAGCCTCTGGTTATTACTATGATGCTACCTCTGGTTTCTACTACGATGGAACCACAG GTCTATATTATGATGGGAATAATGGTCTCTGGTATTCTTATGATCAACAAACTCAGCAGTATATTCCTTGTAATGATCAGAATGGCAAGACATCTGAAAAACAAATTGATGCTTCTAAGACATCGGATGCTTCTAATAATCGAAAAGTCATCATTTCTGCACCAGCTGCTACCATAACTTCAAATGAGAAAGCTGCTTCATTACCAGATGCTGTCCAGGCTGCAGCTGCTGCTGCGCTAGCAGctgagaagaaagaaaaggagaaacttAAAGAGATCAGACTTGCTTCCAAAAGTAGCATAATGGCTAACAAGAAGAAGATGAATAATGTCTTAACCATGTGGAAGCAAAGAAGTAATGAAGGACAAGCACCACGAGTGGCTCTCGAGGACAATCAGCCGTCCGCATCAGTTGAAGAGAGATCTAACCCAGCATCATCTATGAAGAGCAAATTAATAAATGGACTGGTAGCAAAAGAGAATGTTATAGCTTCTGCAGGATTGATGAGTGCCTCAACTCAATCTGCTGGCATGGAATCCCAGAACAGGACAAAGCCCATCAGCGCCAGTTCTAGTGGAACCTTAAAAGGAGTGATTAGGAGTTCTGGGATGGGTGTTGTGAAATATGATTCTGTTTATATGGGACCAGAAGGTACAACGGCTTCATCATTTGGTGCATCTTCTGCAGGATCTTCTTCATTGACACATACCGAACATTCCACACCGGCTACACCATATAGAACAGGCGCATCTGCATTAGGCGGATATGCACCATCTTCTGCTACAGGAAGTGGTAAAAGAAGGTTTTCTGAGATGCCCACCACTTCTGTTACAAACAAAGAACAGTCTCAATCAACTTATCGAGATCGTGCAGCTGAAAGAAGAAGCTTGTACGGTTCATCATCGGCTTTTGGGGACGATGACATGAATGCTGGAATTGTAGACTCAA ACCGAGATCCAGCATATAGACGAGGTGGTTTGGACTCTATGCCTTTCCCTCCTGGTGTTGGTGGTGGACGAAGTAGTGGAGATGCGAATATCCAGAGTTATGAGGTGATTACAGCAGACAAAGCCATTGATGAGAGCAATGTGGGGAACCGGATGCTCCGCAACATGGGCTGGCATGAAGGCTCG TTTGGAGCTTCAACCAGTGTATAG
- the LOC121772230 gene encoding SUPPRESSOR OF ABI3-5-like isoform X5, whose translation MDPGRYGLHQGWENNSALEGYGAAHDTNFRPSRYGGRDREDYGYDDYDYRSRASHQSKEDSRDRDYDHGRHSYDSDYERSGRRDGNWRRRESRDREWDKRGVSRERDESPYRRHEHSPSHSRSRSRDRDDWARSKSPRGRSHGRSYREDSYEDSRYERGDRRRDREDRRQNNHSVAPSATVVVKGLSQKTTEEDLYQILVEWGPLRHVRVIKERNSGVSRGFAFIDFPSVDSAQAMMDKLGHEGLLVDGRKLFFEYSSKPTGANGIVGMDSGSRSGHGSYRSMMVPSDWMCTICGCVNFARRTSCFQCNEPRTDDAPPADMASSNFNPAGKRGESGPTHVLVVRGLDENADEEMLRYEFSKHAPIKDLRLVRDKFTHVSRGFAFIHFYSVEDATKALEATNGTTLEKNGQILRVAYAKSIVGPGSAVSGASQSSSLAAAAIEAATFAQQYDAVGWAPKEYNPEDNQSGGGHGQSGHVAGETDSSAPQSGFVWDEASGYYYDATSGFYYDGTTGLYYDGNNGLWYSYDQQTQQYIPCNDQNGKTSEKQIDASKTSDASNNRKVIISAPAATITSNEKAASLPDAVQAAAAAALAAEKKEKEKLKEIRLASKSSIMANKKKMNNVLTMWKQRSNEGQAPRVALEDNQPSASVEERSNPASSMKSKLINGLVAKENVIASAGLMSASTQSAGMESQNRTKPISASSSGTLKGVIRSSGMGVVKYDSVYMGPEGTTASSFGASSAGSSSLTHTEHSTPATPYRTGASALGGYAPSSATGSGKRRFSEMPTTSVTNKEQSQSTYRDRAAERRSLYGSSSAFGDDDMNAGIVDSNRDPAYRRGGLDSMPFPPGVGGGRSSGDANIQSYEVITADKAIDESNVGNRMLRNMGWHEGSGLGRDGSGMVEPVQAQATETRAGLGIHQPKKVDPSLEVQAGDSYKAVIQKKAIARFREMS comes from the exons ATGGACCCTGGACGCTATGGTCTTCATCAAGGATGGGAAAATAACAGC GCTTTGGAGGGGTATGGTGCTGCTCATGATACAAATTTTCG GCCTTCTAGGTATGGCGGCCGTGATCGGGAGGATTATGGCTATGATGATTATGACTACAGATCTCGTGCTTCCCATCAAAGCAAGGAGGACAGCCGTGACAGGGATTATGATCATGGAAGACACAGTTATGATTCTGACTACGAGAGGAGTGGTAGAAGAGATGGTAACTGGAGAAGACGTGAATCTCGGGATCGAGAATGGGACAAGAGAGGTGTGAGTCGTGAAAGGGATGAAAGCCCTTATAGAAGGCATGAGCATTCCCCTTCTCATTCTCGATCTCGTTCTCGTGATCGTGATGATTGGGCTAGGTCAAAGTCTCCTCGAGGCCGCAGTCATGGTCGAAGTTATAGGGAAGACAGCTATGAGGACAGTCGTTATGAAAGAGGTGACAGGAGAAGGGATCGTGAAGATAGGCGTCAGAATAACCATTCTGTT gcGCCTTCTGCCACTGTTGTGGTGAAGGGTCTTTCTCAAAAGACAACCGAAGAAGATTTGTATCAGATTCTT GTGGAGTGGGGACCCCTTCGTCATGTTAGAGTTATTAAAGAGCGAAACTCTGGCGTCTCTCGTGGATTTGCTTTTATTGATTTCCCTTCTGTG GATTCAGCACAAGCAATGATGGATAAGCTTGGGCATGAAGGTCTTCTTGTTGATGGAAGGAAGCTCTTCTTTGAGTACAG TAGTAAGCCAACTGGTGCTAATGGAATTGTTGGGATGGACAGTGGATCTAGATCAGGCCATGGTAGCTATAGAAGTATGATGGTGCCATCTGATTGGATGTGCACAATATGTGGCTGTGTCAATTTTGCCCGAAGGACATCTTGTTTTCag TGTAATGAACCAAGAACAGACGATGCTCCCCCTGCTGATATGGCATCGTCAAATTTTAATCCAGCTGGCAAGAGAGGGGAATCAG GCCCAACACATGTTCTTGTTGTCCGTGGGTTGGATGAAAATGCTGATGAGGAAATGCTACGCTATGAATTTTCTAAACATGCCCCTATTAAG GATTTGCGGTTAGTTAGAGACAAATTCACACATGTTTCAAGAGGATTTGCATTTATCCATTTCTATTCC GTTGAGGATGCCACTAAAGCTCTTGAAGCAACAAACGGTACTACTTTGGAGAAGAATGGTCAGATTCTTAGAGTTGCCTATGCCAAAAGTATTGTTGGGCCTGGATCAGCTGTTTCAGGAGCTTCTCAGTCGAGCAGTCTTGCTGCAGCTGCAATTGAAGCAGCTACATTTGCTCAGCAG TATGATGCTGTTGGCTGGGCACCTAAAGAATACAATCCAGAGGACAACCAATCTGGTGGAGGTCATGGGCAGAGTGGACATGTTGCAGGAGAAACAGATTCTTCAGCTCCACAATCTGGTTTTGTGTGGGACGAAGCCTCTGGTTATTACTATGATGCTACCTCTGGTTTCTACTACGATGGAACCACAG GTCTATATTATGATGGGAATAATGGTCTCTGGTATTCTTATGATCAACAAACTCAGCAGTATATTCCTTGTAATGATCAGAATGGCAAGACATCTGAAAAACAAATTGATGCTTCTAAGACATCGGATGCTTCTAATAATCGAAAAGTCATCATTTCTGCACCAGCTGCTACCATAACTTCAAATGAGAAAGCTGCTTCATTACCAGATGCTGTCCAGGCTGCAGCTGCTGCTGCGCTAGCAGctgagaagaaagaaaaggagaaacttAAAGAGATCAGACTTGCTTCCAAAAGTAGCATAATGGCTAACAAGAAGAAGATGAATAATGTCTTAACCATGTGGAAGCAAAGAAGTAATGAAGGACAAGCACCACGAGTGGCTCTCGAGGACAATCAGCCGTCCGCATCAGTTGAAGAGAGATCTAACCCAGCATCATCTATGAAGAGCAAATTAATAAATGGACTGGTAGCAAAAGAGAATGTTATAGCTTCTGCAGGATTGATGAGTGCCTCAACTCAATCTGCTGGCATGGAATCCCAGAACAGGACAAAGCCCATCAGCGCCAGTTCTAGTGGAACCTTAAAAGGAGTGATTAGGAGTTCTGGGATGGGTGTTGTGAAATATGATTCTGTTTATATGGGACCAGAAGGTACAACGGCTTCATCATTTGGTGCATCTTCTGCAGGATCTTCTTCATTGACACATACCGAACATTCCACACCGGCTACACCATATAGAACAGGCGCATCTGCATTAGGCGGATATGCACCATCTTCTGCTACAGGAAGTGGTAAAAGAAGGTTTTCTGAGATGCCCACCACTTCTGTTACAAACAAAGAACAGTCTCAATCAACTTATCGAGATCGTGCAGCTGAAAGAAGAAGCTTGTACGGTTCATCATCGGCTTTTGGGGACGATGACATGAATGCTGGAATTGTAGACTCAA ACCGAGATCCAGCATATAGACGAGGTGGTTTGGACTCTATGCCTTTCCCTCCTGGTGTTGGTGGTGGACGAAGTAGTGGAGATGCGAATATCCAGAGTTATGAGGTGATTACAGCAGACAAAGCCATTGATGAGAGCAATGTGGGGAACCGGATGCTCCGCAACATGGGCTGGCATGAAGGCTCG GGGCTGGGGAGAGATGGGAGTGGCATGGTAGAGCCCGTACAGGCTCAGGCCACAGAAACGAGAGCGGGACTAGGGATCCATCAACCGAAGAAAGTGGATCCGAGCCTGGAGGTTCAGGCAGGAGATAGCTACAAAGCTGTTATTCAGAAGAAGGCGATTGCTCGTTTTCGAGAAATGTCATGA
- the LOC121772230 gene encoding SUPPRESSOR OF ABI3-5-like isoform X6, with translation MWPQTRRRSYEEEYSLDRDIRRHAKPPSRYGGRDREDYGYDDYDYRSRASHQSKEDSRDRDYDHGRHSYDSDYERSGRRDGNWRRRESRDREWDKRGVSRERDESPYRRHEHSPSHSRSRSRDRDDWARSKSPRGRSHGRSYREDSYEDSRYERGDRRRDREDRRQNNHSVAPSATVVVKGLSQKTTEEDLYQILVEWGPLRHVRVIKERNSGVSRGFAFIDFPSVDSAQAMMDKLGHEGLLVDGRKLFFEYSSKPTGANGIVGMDSGSRSGHGSYRSMMVPSDWMCTICGCVNFARRTSCFQCNEPRTDDAPPADMASSNFNPAGKRGESGPTHVLVVRGLDENADEEMLRYEFSKHAPIKDLRLVRDKFTHVSRGFAFIHFYSVEDATKALEATNGTTLEKNGQILRVAYAKSIVGPGSAVSGASQSSSLAAAAIEAATFAQQYDAVGWAPKEYNPEDNQSGGGHGQSGHVAGETDSSAPQSGFVWDEASGYYYDATSGFYYDGTTGLYYDGNNGLWYSYDQQTQQYIPCNDQNGKTSEKQIDASKTSDASNNRKVIISAPAATITSNEKAASLPDAVQAAAAAALAAEKKEKEKLKEIRLASKSSIMANKKKMNNVLTMWKQRSNEGQAPRVALEDNQPSASVEERSNPASSMKSKLINGLVAKENVIASAGLMSASTQSAGMESQNRTKPISASSSGTLKGVIRSSGMGVVKYDSVYMGPEGTTASSFGASSAGSSSLTHTEHSTPATPYRTGASALGGYAPSSATGSGKRRFSEMPTTSVTNKEQSQSTYRDRAAERRSLYGSSSAFGDDDMNAGIVDSNRDPAYRRGGLDSMPFPPGVGGGRSSGDANIQSYEVITADKAIDESNVGNRMLRNMGWHEGSGLGRDGSGMVEPVQAQATETRAGLGIHQPKKVDPSLEVQAGDSYKAVIQKKAIARFREMS, from the exons ATGTGGCCTCAAACGAGGAGGAGAAGCTATGAAGAAGAGTATTCTTTGGATAGGGATATTAGAAGGCATGCAAAGCC GCCTTCTAGGTATGGCGGCCGTGATCGGGAGGATTATGGCTATGATGATTATGACTACAGATCTCGTGCTTCCCATCAAAGCAAGGAGGACAGCCGTGACAGGGATTATGATCATGGAAGACACAGTTATGATTCTGACTACGAGAGGAGTGGTAGAAGAGATGGTAACTGGAGAAGACGTGAATCTCGGGATCGAGAATGGGACAAGAGAGGTGTGAGTCGTGAAAGGGATGAAAGCCCTTATAGAAGGCATGAGCATTCCCCTTCTCATTCTCGATCTCGTTCTCGTGATCGTGATGATTGGGCTAGGTCAAAGTCTCCTCGAGGCCGCAGTCATGGTCGAAGTTATAGGGAAGACAGCTATGAGGACAGTCGTTATGAAAGAGGTGACAGGAGAAGGGATCGTGAAGATAGGCGTCAGAATAACCATTCTGTT gcGCCTTCTGCCACTGTTGTGGTGAAGGGTCTTTCTCAAAAGACAACCGAAGAAGATTTGTATCAGATTCTT GTGGAGTGGGGACCCCTTCGTCATGTTAGAGTTATTAAAGAGCGAAACTCTGGCGTCTCTCGTGGATTTGCTTTTATTGATTTCCCTTCTGTG GATTCAGCACAAGCAATGATGGATAAGCTTGGGCATGAAGGTCTTCTTGTTGATGGAAGGAAGCTCTTCTTTGAGTACAG TAGTAAGCCAACTGGTGCTAATGGAATTGTTGGGATGGACAGTGGATCTAGATCAGGCCATGGTAGCTATAGAAGTATGATGGTGCCATCTGATTGGATGTGCACAATATGTGGCTGTGTCAATTTTGCCCGAAGGACATCTTGTTTTCag TGTAATGAACCAAGAACAGACGATGCTCCCCCTGCTGATATGGCATCGTCAAATTTTAATCCAGCTGGCAAGAGAGGGGAATCAG GCCCAACACATGTTCTTGTTGTCCGTGGGTTGGATGAAAATGCTGATGAGGAAATGCTACGCTATGAATTTTCTAAACATGCCCCTATTAAG GATTTGCGGTTAGTTAGAGACAAATTCACACATGTTTCAAGAGGATTTGCATTTATCCATTTCTATTCC GTTGAGGATGCCACTAAAGCTCTTGAAGCAACAAACGGTACTACTTTGGAGAAGAATGGTCAGATTCTTAGAGTTGCCTATGCCAAAAGTATTGTTGGGCCTGGATCAGCTGTTTCAGGAGCTTCTCAGTCGAGCAGTCTTGCTGCAGCTGCAATTGAAGCAGCTACATTTGCTCAGCAG TATGATGCTGTTGGCTGGGCACCTAAAGAATACAATCCAGAGGACAACCAATCTGGTGGAGGTCATGGGCAGAGTGGACATGTTGCAGGAGAAACAGATTCTTCAGCTCCACAATCTGGTTTTGTGTGGGACGAAGCCTCTGGTTATTACTATGATGCTACCTCTGGTTTCTACTACGATGGAACCACAG GTCTATATTATGATGGGAATAATGGTCTCTGGTATTCTTATGATCAACAAACTCAGCAGTATATTCCTTGTAATGATCAGAATGGCAAGACATCTGAAAAACAAATTGATGCTTCTAAGACATCGGATGCTTCTAATAATCGAAAAGTCATCATTTCTGCACCAGCTGCTACCATAACTTCAAATGAGAAAGCTGCTTCATTACCAGATGCTGTCCAGGCTGCAGCTGCTGCTGCGCTAGCAGctgagaagaaagaaaaggagaaacttAAAGAGATCAGACTTGCTTCCAAAAGTAGCATAATGGCTAACAAGAAGAAGATGAATAATGTCTTAACCATGTGGAAGCAAAGAAGTAATGAAGGACAAGCACCACGAGTGGCTCTCGAGGACAATCAGCCGTCCGCATCAGTTGAAGAGAGATCTAACCCAGCATCATCTATGAAGAGCAAATTAATAAATGGACTGGTAGCAAAAGAGAATGTTATAGCTTCTGCAGGATTGATGAGTGCCTCAACTCAATCTGCTGGCATGGAATCCCAGAACAGGACAAAGCCCATCAGCGCCAGTTCTAGTGGAACCTTAAAAGGAGTGATTAGGAGTTCTGGGATGGGTGTTGTGAAATATGATTCTGTTTATATGGGACCAGAAGGTACAACGGCTTCATCATTTGGTGCATCTTCTGCAGGATCTTCTTCATTGACACATACCGAACATTCCACACCGGCTACACCATATAGAACAGGCGCATCTGCATTAGGCGGATATGCACCATCTTCTGCTACAGGAAGTGGTAAAAGAAGGTTTTCTGAGATGCCCACCACTTCTGTTACAAACAAAGAACAGTCTCAATCAACTTATCGAGATCGTGCAGCTGAAAGAAGAAGCTTGTACGGTTCATCATCGGCTTTTGGGGACGATGACATGAATGCTGGAATTGTAGACTCAA ACCGAGATCCAGCATATAGACGAGGTGGTTTGGACTCTATGCCTTTCCCTCCTGGTGTTGGTGGTGGACGAAGTAGTGGAGATGCGAATATCCAGAGTTATGAGGTGATTACAGCAGACAAAGCCATTGATGAGAGCAATGTGGGGAACCGGATGCTCCGCAACATGGGCTGGCATGAAGGCTCG GGGCTGGGGAGAGATGGGAGTGGCATGGTAGAGCCCGTACAGGCTCAGGCCACAGAAACGAGAGCGGGACTAGGGATCCATCAACCGAAGAAAGTGGATCCGAGCCTGGAGGTTCAGGCAGGAGATAGCTACAAAGCTGTTATTCAGAAGAAGGCGATTGCTCGTTTTCGAGAAATGTCATGA